The following are encoded together in the Gasterosteus aculeatus chromosome 7, fGasAcu3.hap1.1, whole genome shotgun sequence genome:
- the vps51 gene encoding vacuolar protein sorting-associated protein 51 homolog has translation MDGEEDGMVAMSESEESSRKRRVHGMLKLYYGMNEEGKAAEQAKSLDPCDINGPHFDHEVFLNKLRRECSLAELMDQETCMVKQIRSLDSDMQTLVYENYNKFISATDTIRKMKNDFKKMEDEMDGLSANMAAITDFSASISGTLQDQHAQITKLSGVHTLLRKLQFLFELPARLNKCLELQAFAQAVRSHRRARCVLQQYSHLPSFKGIQDDCHAIMDKLAQELRQKFRDGGSSAKDLSECVELLLQLDEPAEELCDKFLSHARSRLELELQALEAEITPCPSASAVKDPPARRLPSAAAAGSPTDNLPKTGATPSPTSNTDILEFIDRGCNEFVSSLCLVITSYQELFITHAQTGELASKNIPQMASAKLNAFVDDLAARYFSLVERRIQEEKGVGDNSLLVRALDRFHRRLQAVTKLLPGSAVAHRGTEIVMRAATERVKQYLSALQSFYMDSLTDVRQALATPRLAGASGPGGGAHFGGAAASGRDAPTSLPELLSSLSASILNQIKSVLASVHLFTAKDITFSNKPYFKGEFCSQGVRESLVVNFIKFVCQSSRQFCDNAGDKGGSTPPALLLLLSRLCLDYETSTITYILTLTDEQFLVQHHSPVTPVTTLCAEAREAAQKLLNHYVKVQGLIISQMLRKSVETRDWVNTIEPRNVRAVMKRVVEDTTSIDVQVGLLYEEGVRKAHSSDSSKRTFSVYSSSRQQARYAASYTPSAPMDTNLLSNIHKLFSERIDIFSSVEFNKVSVITGIIKISLKTFLECVRLRTFGRFGLQQIQVDCHYLQMYLWRFVSDENLVHFLLDEIVGSSAHRCLDPAPMEQSVIEVICERG, from the exons AGTCGGAGGAATCCAGCAGGAAGCGCAGGGTGCACGGCATGCTGAAGCTGTACTACGGGATGAACGAGGAGGGAAAGGCCGCAGAGCAGGCGAAGTCTTTGGATCCCTGCGACATCAACGGGCCGCATTTTGACCACGAAGTTTTCCTCAACAAG CTGAGGAGGGAGTGCTCCCTTGCAGAGTTGATGGACCAGGAAACCTGCATGGTCAAGCAGATCCGCTCTTTGGACAGTGACATGCAGACGCTGGTCTACGAAAACTACAATAAGTTCATATCTGCTACAG acaccATAAGAAAGATGAAGAACGATTTCAAAAAGATGGAGGATGAAATGGATGGCTTGTCTGCCAACATGGCGGCAATCACAGATTTCAGTGCCAGCATCAGTGGTACTCTGCAAGACCAGCATGCACAGATTACAAAACTCTCAG GGGTTCACACTCTGTTAAGGAAGCTGCAATTTCTATTTGAACTGCCGGCCAGATTAAATAAGTGTCTGGAGCTGCAGGCTTTTGCTCAGGCGGTGAGATCCCACCGCCGGGCACGCTGTGTGCTGCAGCAGTACAGCCACCTGCCCTCCTTCAAGGGAATCCAGGACGACTGTCACGCCATCATGGATAAACTGGCTCAGGAGCTTCGACAGAAGTTCAG GGATGGCGGGTCAAGCGCTAAAGATTTATCTGAgtgtgtggagctgctgctACAGTTGGATGAGCCAGCTGAGGAGCTCTGTGATAAATTCTTGAGCCACGCGAGGTCTCGCCTTGAGTTGGAGCTCCAGGCTCTGGAGGCAGAGATAACACCGTGCCCGTCCGCCTCGGCCGTGAAGGATCCTCCTGCACGCAGGTTGCCGTCGGCTGCAGCCGCCGGATCTCCGACCGATAACCTCCCTAAAACGGGCGCGACCCCTTCTCCCACCTCCAACACCGACATCCTGGAATTCATTGACAGGGGCTGCAACGAGTTTGTCAGCAGCTTGTGTTTAGTCATAACATCCTATCAAGAACTGTTCATCACCCACGCTCAGACGGGCGAGCTCGCGTCCAAAAACATCCCCCAGATGGCGAGTGCGAAGTTGAACGCCTTCGTGGACGATCTGGCTGCCCGGTATTTCTCGCTCGTGGAGCGGAGGATTCAAGAGGAGAAAGGGGTCGGAGATAACTCCCTCCTGGTCCGCGCACTCGACCGCTTCCACCGAAGACTTCAGGCTGTGACCAAACTGCTGCCGGGCTCCGCCGTGGCGCACCGGGGGACTGAGATTGTGATGCGGGCTGCAACGGAGCGAGTCAAGCAGTATCTCTCCGCCCTGCAGAGCTTCTACATGGACAGCTTGACGGACGTGCGGCAGGCCCTGGCGACACCTCGGCTTGCCGGTGCCTCAGGGCCCGGAGGCGGAGCCCATttcgggggggcggcggcctcCGGCAGAGATGCTCCGACCAGCCTGCCAGAGCTTCTCTCCTCCCTATCGGCCTCCATTCTTAATCAGATTAAGTCAGTGTTGGCGTCAGTGCATCTCTTCACAGCAAAGGACATTACATTCTCCAACAAGCCATACTTTAag GGGGAATTCTGCAGCCAGGGTGTACGTGAGAGCCTGGTGGTAAACTTCATCAAATTTGTGTGCCAGTCTTCTCGGCAGTTTTGCGACAACGCCGGAGACAAGGGGGGCTCGACTCCTCCGGCCCTTCTGTTGCTGCTGTCTCGCCTGTGCTTGGACTACGAGACCTCTACTATCACCTACATACTTACTCTCACAGATGAGCAGTTCCTTGTGCAG CACCACAGTCCTGTAACACCCGTCACAACTTTGTGTGCAGAAGCCAGGGAGGCAGCGCAGAAACTCTTAAACCATTATGTAAAG gtTCAAGGCCTGATAATCTCCCAAATGTTAAGAAAGAGCGTTGAAACGCGGGACTGGGTCAACACCATCGAGCCTCGAAATGTCCGTGCTGTGATGAAGCGAGTCGTAGAGGATACCACCTCGATTGACGTGCAG GTTGGTCTGTTGTATGAGGAAGGTGTGAGGAAGGCCCACAGCAGTGACTCCAGCAAAAGGACTTTTTCCGTCTACAGCAGCTCGAGGCAGCAAGCTCGCTACGCCGCCAGCTACACGCCAAG CGCTCCCATGGATACTAATCTACTGAGCAATATACACAAGCTGTTTTCTGAGAGGATTGACATCTTCAGCTCGGTTGAGTTTAACAAG GTCTCCGTGATAACTGGAATTATCAAAATCAGTTTGAAGACGTTCCTGGAGTGTGTTCGCCTGCGCACCTTCGGCCGTTTCGGGCTGCAGCAGATCCAGGTTGACTGCCACTACCTGCAGATGTACCTGTGGCGGTTCGTCTCCGACGAGAACCTTGTACACTTCCTGCTGGATGAGATAGTGGGAAGCTCCGCCCACCGCTGCCTGGATCCCGCCCCGATGGAACAGAGTGTGATCGAAGTCATCTGTGAGCGGGGTTAA